In Cyanobacteriota bacterium, one DNA window encodes the following:
- a CDS encoding NADH-quinone oxidoreductase subunit C, which produces MTEENTEELKIELGECASFLSEKRIKVKALGNDKSGTEMIAIEANDLLQVAKDLKRNMKFNLLNFITALEVKDGYQSIYRLENLGIDEETAKAVVIKVTVPRANPQIQSLTTVFPTADWQEREAFDMIGIEYLEHPNLTRILNPDKWEGHPLRKDYIGPIDALNEPITYSR; this is translated from the coding sequence TAGAACTTGGAGAATGCGCAAGCTTTCTGTCAGAGAAACGCATCAAGGTCAAAGCACTTGGCAATGACAAGTCTGGTACAGAAATGATTGCAATTGAAGCAAATGATCTTTTACAAGTAGCCAAAGATCTTAAACGCAACATGAAATTTAACTTGCTGAATTTTATTACAGCACTTGAAGTCAAAGATGGCTATCAATCTATTTATAGACTTGAGAATCTCGGTATCGACGAGGAAACCGCCAAAGCAGTTGTAATCAAAGTGACTGTACCCAGAGCAAACCCTCAAATACAATCACTCACGACAGTCTTCCCTACTGCTGACTGGCAAGAACGCGAGGCTTTTGACATGATTGGTATTGAATACCTTGAGCATCCAAATTTAACAAGAATCCTCAACCCAGACAAATGGGAAGGGCATCCTTTGCGCAAGGACTATATTGGTCCTATAGATGCATTGAATGAACCGATTACATACTCTCGCTAA